Genomic segment of Desulfurellaceae bacterium:
ATCGCCTCGGTCAGGCTGCCGGTAAACACCAGGCGGCGCATTTCGCCGTCGGTAACGATTTCGAGTCCGACCGCCTCCTGGAGGGCGATGGCTTCGTTGACCGCCCGGTCTTCAACGCGTTTGAAGTCGGGCAGGGACAGCTGGCCCTGCTGCCAGTCCTGGCGGGCCTGGTGGAGATAGGCCGGACGCAGCAGCGAACCAATGTTCTCGGCGCGGTAGGGTGGGGACACGGCGGACCTCCTTAGGCCAGATGATAGCGCATCATGCCCGAGCCGCAGCCCATGGCGTTTTCGTACATGAGGACCTCACCCTTGGCCCCGTTGACCGCGCCGGCAATGGCAATCCAGTTGCGGATCTCGTGCGTTCCGTTGCCCCGGGCGTCCATCTCGGCGTCCGTAATAGCGCACAGCGCCGGGCTGTTGTCGCACAGCATATCGAGCAGCCTGGTATCAAAATCTTCATCAACAATGCCCATATCCGGGGTGCCGACGGCGTGGGACAGGCCGCCCGTGCCGAGCAGGGCAACCCGGCGGGGGCTGTCCCAGGCCCGAATCGCGTCACCGACCATGCGTCCGAAATCATAGCAACGCTTGACGCTCGGCAGCGGCGGCAATACGCAGTTCTGAATCAGCCACACATAGGACAGATCCCAGTCCGGGGTCATGTGGTGCAGGCAGGTCAGAAAGCCGTGGTCCAGCCCGGCCTCGCCGATGCGGGTCAGGTCAAAGCCGTGTTGCAGGCCGTCGTGCAGAATCGCTTCGGCCAGCTCGGGCAGGCAGTTGACGGTGATGCTGTCACACGGCACGCCGAGCCAGTTTTCTGACGGACCGCGACAGGTTTCGGCCGCGACCACGCCAAAGGACGGGTAGTGACGCGGGCTGAGCGCGTTGAAGTGTTCGTCTGAGACGACGACCACGGTGTCGGCGCCCGAGTCCTGGAGCGTCTGACGCAGGGCGGTAAAGCCGCGTTCGAACTTTTCCCACATGGGGGCTTCGACCCGGGCCGGACCCGCCATCAACAAGGGGTTATGGACGGAGCCCATAGCCGCAACAATCTGTGCCATTGTGTCCTCCGTGTCTTAGTGGGCGGCCGGGCCCTTGTAGCCCGTCGCCTGCTGCACCTGCTGCACGTATTGGCCGAGGTCGAGGTGGATGGTGAAGGCGTACTGGGCCAGGATATAGGGATGGACGCCCCGCACGTACAGCCAGCCCATGTCTTGGGCTTTGAGTTTTTCCCGCTCTTCGTCGCTGAGTCCATATTGGGCCGAGACGGCGTCTGGATCGTGATTGTAGCGGGCGAGGGCTTCTTCCGAACGGAAGAGGTCTGACAGCATGATATTCAAGCTCTGTGCGCTCATAGTCCCTCCTCTCAATCTGCATTCTGGTATAGTCAGGACGGGCGTGTCAATCAAGAAGCATGTGTCCGCATAGGGACGGACAATGCCCGAAGAGGAGAGAACACCGTGAATCAGCTCAGAGCCTTTGTTGTGTTGGGAGTGCTGCTGGCCGCGCCGGCTGCGGCCGCGCCGGTCGTGCTGGAGTGCGGAAAGGTGGTTGATGTCAGAGCCGGAGCCGTCAGGCAGGCGGTCAGCATCCGGATTACGGGCAACACGATTGAGCAGCTCGAGCCGGGCTATGCGACGCCGGATGACGGTAGCGAGGTGGTTGATCTGCGTGCCCATACCTGCCTGCCGGGCCTGATTGACGCCCATACCCACATCTCTTCGCAGCTGAGTCAGCGGTCGTATACCGAGCGCTTTCGGCTGAATCCGGCCGACTATGCGCTGCGGGCGGCCAGCCATGCCAGGACGACGTTGCTGGCCGGGTTTACCACGATTCGCGATCTAGGCGACCGCTATAATGTGACGGTCTCGCTGCGCAACGCCATCAACCAGGGGGTGGTCATCGGCCCGCGGATCTATACGGCGGCAAAATCGCTGGCCACAACCGGCGGCCATGCCGACCCGAGCAACGGGCTGCGGATGGATCTCAGCGGCGATCCCGGTCCGCGCCAGGGCGTGATCAACAGCCCCCAGGATGCCCGNNNNNNNNNNNNNNCTGATCAAGATTACGGCCACCGGCGGGGTACTGAGTGTGGCCAAGAGCGGCCACAACCCGCAGTTCAGCGAGGAAGAGATCCGAGCCGTTGTGGAAACGGCCAAGGACTACGGCTTCAGCGTTGCCGCCCATGCGCACGGGGCCGAGGGTATGAAGCGGGCGATTCGGGCCGGGGTGGATTCCATTGAGCACGGCAGCCTGATGGACGAGGAAGTCATGGCGCTGATGAAACAGCACGGCACCTACTATGTGCCGACCATCATTGCCGGCAAGTGGGTGGCCGAAAAGGCCGACCAGGAGGGCTTTTTCCCCGACGCGGTGCG
This window contains:
- a CDS encoding amidohydrolase family protein, encoding MNQLRAFVVLGVLLAAPAAAAPVVLECGKVVDVRAGAVRQAVSIRITGNTIEQLEPGYATPDDGSEVVDLRAHTCLPGLIDAHTHISSQLSQRSYTERFRLNPADYALRAASHARTTLLAGFTTIRDLGDRYNVTVSLRNAINQGVVIGPRIYTAAKSLATTGGHADPSNGLRMDLSGDPGPRQGVINSPQDAR